The Salvelinus sp. IW2-2015 linkage group LG15, ASM291031v2, whole genome shotgun sequence genome includes a region encoding these proteins:
- the LOC111974777 gene encoding zinc metalloproteinase-disintegrin-like berythractivase, with translation MTHXLLLWIFTLTACRNLSVSHGPLEGVRDYEVVRPIRLHTLQKRETESSRPETLKYAMRVGGRDIEMHLEKNRELLTKDYSETYYTEDGTPVTSTPQDMDHCYYHGSIVDDSESTVSMSTCDGLSGYFRTAAQRYLIEPLSGGDDGDHAVLKYEDQIPKPVVCGVTNTTWNEDYPSITGRSRSRASGPSILQQQKYVELVLVADNREYKKMESNRGELRKRIFEVVNFVNMVYKPLNTFIALVGLEVWSDSDKISVTAPAGATLDAFTTWRNNDLVKTKPHDNAHLISGIDFEGSTVGLAFIGTLCSGHSAGVVQDHNPRAIAVGATLAHEMGHNLGMNHDDSSACACSGNSCIMAGALSWDIPKSFSSCSSLSYDQFLNNRNPECLLNKPDYRNVESTPVCGNGFLEKGEECDCGSLEECTNPCCNATSCTLTKGSECAAGECCEDCKIMASSTECRRKHDDCDLAEYCTGNSAVCPEDVFSVNGISCDRGRGYCLNGQCPQHHDQCVKMYGPSAEKATTYCYNQNTRGLYYAYCRRPSQDQFIPCQSQDVQCGKLFCKNGNDNPNYGRMVKFSDCKATFYGDHTSDLGQVNTGTKCNDGKVCSKNECVDLETAYGPKATNCSARCKGHAECNHRMECQCEPGWSQPGCDTKDGSFTGLSREGVIGIAVTVSLLLLAAIAGAVAVFLKKRRQSPTLPSHHTQKKIHEVDNHIHNKLPIPSQNKAMPQQPKRPKVAPPPPPPAANQSQAPVYDFRAARQALRPPPPRV, from the exons ATGACACATAKACTTCTATTGTGGATCTTTACTCTAACTGCATGCCGCAATCTCTCAG TGAGTCATGGTCCTCTTGAAGGGGTGAGGGACTATGAGGTAGTCCGACCCATCAGACTACATACTCTGCAGAAAAGAGAAACCGAG TCATCCAGGCCAGAAACGTTGAAGTATGCAATGAGAGTGGGTGGGAGAGACATTGAGATGCATCTGGAGAAGAATAG GGAATTACTCACTAAAGACTATAGTGAGACTTACTACACTGAGGATGGCACACCAGTCACCTCTACGCCTCAGGATATG GATCACTGCTACTATCACGGGAGTATTGTGGATGACAGTGAGTCTACGGTCAGCATGAGCACCTGCGATGGACTCAG tgGATATTTCAGAACGGCCGCCCAAAGGTACCTGATTGAGCCCCTGTCAGGGGGGGATGATGGTGATCACGCAGTGCTGAAATACGAGGACCAGATCCCCAAGCCTGTGGTGTGTGGAGTCACTAATACTACCTGGAACGAAGACTACCCTTCCATTACTGGCAGGAGCCGTTCTCGAGCCTCA GGTCCatctatacttcaacagcaaaaATATGTTGAGCTTGTCCTCGTTGCAGACAACCGTGAG TACAAGAAGATGGAGAGTAATCGGGGAGAGCTGCGTAAGAGGATATTTGAAGTGGTTAACTTTGTCAACATG GTGTATAAGCCTCTCAACACCTTTATTGCCCTGGTTGGTCTGGAGGTGTGGTCAGACAGCGATAAGATATCAGTGACCGCCCCTGCTGGTGCCACCCTGGACGCCTTTACCACGTGGAGGAACAACGACCTGGTCAAGACTAAGCCCCATGACAACGCACACCTCATCAG TGGCATTGACTTTGAGGGATCGACGGTGGGTCTGGCCTTCATCGGGACACTATGTTCAGGTCATTCAGCTGGGGTGGTGCAG GATCACAACCCCCGGGCCATAGCTGTGGGGGCAACATTGGCCCATGAGATGGGCCACAATCTGGGCATGAACCACGATGACTCCAGTGCCTGTGCTTGTTCTGGGAATAGCTGTATAATGGCTGGGGCCCTCAG CTGGGATATCCCAAAGTCATTCAGTAGCTGCAGTAGTTTGAGCTATGACCAGTTCCTGAATAATCGTAACCCTGAGTGCCTACTGAACAAGCCAGACTACCGAAATGTGGAATCAACCCCAGTGTGTGGGAATGGCTTtctggagaaaggagaggagtgtGATTGTGGCTCCCTGGAG GAGTGTACAAACCCTTGCTGTAATGCCACCAGCTGCACACTGACCAAAGGCTCCGAGTGTGCTGCAGGAGAGTGCTGTGAAGACTGTAAG ATCATGGCCTCGTCCACAGAGTGCAGAAGGAAACATGATGACTGTGACCTAGCGGAGTACTGCACAGGGAATTCAGCCGTCTGTCCTGAGGACGTCTTCTCCGTCAATGGGATCTCCTGTGACAGAGGGAGGGGCTACTGCCTCAACGGCCAGTGTCCACAGCATCACGAccagtgtgtgaaaatgtatgGCCCAT CTGCTGAAAAGGCCACAACGTACTGCTATAACCAGAACACCAGAGGACTGTACTACGCCTACTGCAGACGGCCTTCACAGGACCAGTTCATCCCCTGCCAGAGCCA AGATGTGCAGTGTGGGAAACTCTTCTGCAAGAACGGTAACGATAACCCCAACTATGGTCGCATGGTGAAATTCTCCGACTGCAAAGCCACATTCTACGGTGATCACACCAGTGACCTTGGACAGGTGAACACGGGGACCAAGTGTAATGATGGGAAG GTGTGCAGCAAGAACGAGTGTGTGGATCTTGAGACAGCCTACGGACCCAAAGCCACCAACTGCTCAGCCCGGTGCAAAGGACATGCT GAGTGTAATCACAGAATGGAGTGCCAGTGTGAACCTGGATGGTCACAGCCAGGCTGTGATACAAAGGATGGAAGCTTCACGGGCCTCTCCAGAG AAGGAGTGATTGGCATTGCAGTGACAGTCTCTCTGCTGCTCCTGGCTGCTATTGCTGGGGCAGTGGCTGTGTTCCTAAAGAAGAGACGACAGTCCCCCACTCTGCCTAG CCACCATACCCAGAAGAAAATCCATGAAGTGGACAACCACATCCATAACAAACTGCCAATCCCCAGCCAAAACAAAGCTATGCCACAGCAG CCCAAGCGACCAAAAGTAGCTCCGCCCCCACCCCCTCCAGCTGCTAACCAATCACAAGCCCCGGTCTATGACTTCAGGGCCGCACGACAG gctctgagaccaccaccaccacgtgtCTGA